Genomic window (Ictalurus furcatus strain D&B chromosome 26, Billie_1.0, whole genome shotgun sequence):
ggaaaaaaaagaaactatagAAGTCACTGGTAAAATCCCTTTAACAACACaagtacagtacacacatacaaagagCATTTCATGACTCAGAGGAAAGTGATGCGATGAGATGTAAACATACAGCCAAGATGGTGCAACTTGTGACAAAATGTtccttgacttttttttgttttcatttccacTGCTGTTCATTCAGTTTGGGTTTTGTTTCCAACCACATTTGCCACTCAGTTATAAGTCTCCTTTTGATTTTTAACATAAAAGTACAACGATAAACCGCTACTTTAAGGTCGTCCTTTAACTTGGTTTGCTGTTGGCTTTGTATGTGGCCTCACGCATATTTACTATGGCCACACAATGTCaggctaataaaaaaaaccttaagtTGAGAGTCTCTGAATCCAAATACATTCCCAATGTTCCAAAAAATCATTCCGTTGCAAATTATGCCAAATCTGGATTTAACTGTGTGGAGAGCATGTTATTGTAGTGTGCAGACAGACCAATCCCCTCTTCGCACTCCACCTGCAAAATGGCCTCCATTCACATGAGGACTTCCTTTTTACACATCCAGGTGTCTTGTGAGCATGAGGGTGTGTACACACATTAGCCTTGTCCTACCCACATGTGTATGCACACATGAAGTGTCTGAATTTTCACACACTGTTtgtcacaaaacacacacccacttACAGCTCGTTTTGTATCCTTTTATATCAAAAAGTTCTTATTTTCACAGGTTTTACAGTATCCAGAGTGTTCGGCCACAAAACACCGATGCTCGTCAGCTCCTTGTAGCAGCTCAGAACATTATATTCCCAGGGTTCCCAGGGCCTGAATTAAACCCCATTCCTAGGTCTGCTGCCATGCCCCGAGGCCTCATCTGAGGAGGCATCATCATAGTCTGTTGAGGGCCACCCATCCCTTGTAGTGACATCATCATGTTAGGGGACCCTACAGGGCCAGGATGGTTGTACATAGGCCTCTCCTTGCCTTGCATCATACCTGGGCCTCCCATCATACCCGGTTGCTGGCTCGGTGACAACATCCTGTGCTGGGGCCCCATCATGCCTTGGCCCATAAAACCTGGTGGCCGCATGGGGTTGTGACCAGGATTCCCCATTGGCATGTCCTGGGGTCCCATGTGTCCAGGGCCTGGGGGACCTCCCATGCCCTGCATGGGGAGACCCATCCTCACGTTACCCTCCCCCATCATTCCCTGCATGGGGGGGAAGCCAGGAGGGCCAGAAGAGTGAGGTGGTTTCCCACCAGGTGCCTCTCCTCCACGGGGAAAGTAAGACAGAGTCTGGCTGGGTTTCTCTGAGGGGATAATACGCGAAAGGTCAAATTCTGGAATTCCAGAAGCACCCGGCCGCATTACCTCATGTAAATCTGAGTCATTAAAGACACCCGGCATGTTATTAAACTCCTGTCCCCCAGGTGTGTTGGGTTTGCACATTCCTGGTTCACCACCAGGCCCATGGGCCATGTTCCCCATCCTCGCCATTGGACCCCCCTCTCCCGGGAAGCCCATTCCATGTGGAAAGCCACCCTGAGGACCAGGACCATTGTGAGGAAATGGCATCTGCTGTGGTGGTGACTGTCCAGGAGGGAAGCCCTGTCCTCTGTGAGGCAGACCCATACGACCTTGGGGCATCATCTGGTTGTTACCCATGCCTGGGTCTTGAGAGACTGGCGGCATCATCATTCCATGAGACATCATGCCAGGACCCATAGGCCCAGAGTGAGGGGGCATGTTAGGGCCCATAGGATTGGGTGAAGGCATTTGGTTTGGCATGCCATGAGAAAGAGGCTGGGATCCCATGGTGTTCATTCCCATAGGGCTGAGCGAAGGCATGGGCCCAGATGAGTTGGGGGTCATCATGCGTGGATGGCCTTGATGGTGGTTTCCCATACCTGCAAGAATTATCACAAAGGGAATTTAGACAGTATTAAATGTAGATTTCTACTGTAACAGTGCTCAACCATATGAAACAAGTGATTACATTAGATTCTGAGGATAGACACAGTGAACAAAACAGGACTACAGAATCAGATGTACATTAGGCCAATACAATTCTCTTCTGTTGGCacagtataaatataaaaatttaaatacagtAATTATAGGATCCTACCTATAAAACAAACTCTGCTAAAATGTAATCAAACCAAGTGTAGGTTTCTTGAttgattcatcttcagcaacttaaataaagaaagtaaatgcttattttgaaattgatgcatgctacatgttccaaaaaagttgggacaggggcaatttaggactaatagcgatgcgacaagttgaaataaggtggtggtgtgaaacaggtgagacaatcgtctaatcatagtatataatgagcctccaaaaaaggcctagttcTTCAAGAGCAAGTCAATGTTCACCattctgccaacagatgtgtcagcgaataatctaacactttgagaacaacttTCCCCCCAAGaaaaatcggtaggatttggggcatttaatcttctacagtgcacaatattattaaaagattaaaggaatccagtcaaatctctgtgcgtaaagggcaaggctgaaaaccacttctgatcTTCGATCCCGCAGACGTcagtcttaaaaaccatcatgagtctgatatcctgacatgggctcgggattatgttggtaaacctttgtcagacgacaccattcgccactgcatccacagatgcaagttaaggcctTTAAGACCTAGgcctatgcaaagcagaagtcatacatcaacactgtccagaagcgccgtcCATTTCTCTGGGCTCGGTTTCATCAGAGATGGAcaatagcacagtggaatcgtgttttgtggtccgatgagtcgacatttcatacagtttttggacaaaacagctgtcgtgttctctgggccaaaaaGGAAATGGACCattcaagctgttatcagcgtcaggtccaaaagccagcgtctgttatggtatgggggtgtgtcagtgcccatggcatgggtatcTTGctcatctgtgagggcaccattaatgccgAAAgctatgtacacattttggagcaatgtatgctgccatccagacaTCTTTTCCAGAGACGTTCCtgcattttccagcaggacaacgcctacctagcatggcctgcctgcagtcctgactcGTCTCCAATTGaaaatgtgtggtgcattatgaagcacaaaataaggcaacgaaggcccccaTACAgatgtgcagctgaagaaatgcataatggatgaatggagggaaattccacttgctaaacttaagcgtttgggcactgatgacaccagttggttaagtgtTCTTAAAAGAAAAGGCGATATTAAACGTagtaaacagttgactgtcttaacttttttggagtgtgttgcagtcatcagatttgaaatgagcgtatattttcaaaaataaattcacaaagtaaaacattagataatgtgttaatgtgttttcaatatagtacagaatgaatagaattttcaaatgatcctttttttttttttttttttggcattttccttactgtcccaactttttcggagtCAGGAttgtacataatttttttttggttaaggAAACCAGAGTTCCTGAAACAGGACATGGGTAGAACATGCAATGAatgcaatttaattttttatttttcaatttaactcaaaactttttttggttGCTTAGAAGATCCATCCAAGGCGGACACCAGAGTACCTTGAGGAACACCCCAAAGCATGGGAAGAACTTGCAAGCTCTGCCCagacagggtggaggcaggaattgaacccccaatcctggaggtgcaaggcaaacctgctaaccactaagtcaacGTGTCCCCTGCTTGGAAGATGTGTTAGCAAAATTTAAGCTAAAAGCAAGTAAACTGAACTATTTAAGATACTTGCTTTACTTTTAATGAATACAAAGAAATTATGCGCTTTATAACTATTTAAGCATTCAAGTTGCCACATGTACATTATATGCAGAAGGGTGACAAATTGAAGGAAAACccaacataaaatgttttataaaggTGTTGGGCGACCATGAGCAACTAGTACAACAATTGATTCTCCAAGTCTCTGAAACTACACTGGAGATAGGAACCCCATTCTTCCATCTTCTAAGATATTCCCATAGTTTTATGGTTTTGATGACGGTGTTGAGTGTGGGCTAACATGCCCATCCAAAATCTACCACAGATGTTGAATTGGGTTGAGATTTGGTGACCAGggaggccatagcatatgatttacataattttaacACTCATCAAACCACTCAGTGAGCCCTCATGCTCTGTGAAAGCGGAGAGGGTCgccctggaagagaccactcccatcagaaTAGAAATGGTTCATTATAGAATATAGGGGATCATTtagaataactttgtattgatttgcattgACCCTCCCCTCTAAAGGGAGAAATGGACCCATTTCAAGGCAGCAAAATGGTTTCCACAGACcaactatatataaaacagagCCAACTAttgttcctttaatttgtcaccagtCTGTATTTTAGTCAAACATTAATATAGTCTTACCAGGCATATTATTGTTCATGGATGGAAGGTTTGGCGATCTTGCAGGTGGCGAGTCATCATCTGAGCTGGCCACAGTTTTAATGGCGTCATGATAAAGGGGTGTGGAGCTAGGCATAGCAAACTTTGACATACGCGACATCATGATGGAGAGAGGGTTCTGGGATAGCGTGGGTTCTGGCGGCATGGTGTAAGGACTGCTGGACGGAAGACTTCCTGGGACACTGATAGAGCCCGGCTGGCTGGTAGAACTACTGGAAGGGGGTGCGGACGGAGGAGCGCTTCCACCTGGAGAAAATAAGTAGAGCGCTTAGTAACAATACAAACAACAGTTTTTGCCACCTATAGAATCACGATGTACATTCCAACAAATTAAGATGGAATGTCCTGCAAGCTTTACAACAATTGTATGATTAATCCATACATGtttaaaataagacaaaaatacttAATAGAGCAGAATTCTGTACCTTGCTCCACATTGCCCATCATATTTGGTGAGGTCATACTAAGTGGAGGTTTATTTTGGGGGATCCCTGGACTCTGCATGGGCGGCTTGGGTGAGGATGTCCAGCCAGGGGAAGGGGCAGGAAGTGATGGTGACTTCATATGGACGGGCGATGCCCCTGCTGAACCCATCATTGGAGGAGACTTAATGGAGGCAGcagctgctactgctgctgcaGGCTGCCCACTAAGCATGCTGGCCAACTGTGAAGGCGTCTGTGGAGACTTGAGGTTACCCGAAGGGGAGCCTAGCATGGGAGACTGAACCTGCCGCAAGGTGGGGGACTTAAGTGGGTTTACATTAGGTGAATTGGCTGGGCCAGACTGGACACTCAAGTCTGAGGGTTTGCGACCCATATTCCTCTGGTTAGGTGGGGGGCCTGAGCTGTTGGGAGGCTGATTAGGAGGTAAAGATGGCATGTGGCTGAGACGACCATTGCCACCAACATTACCTCCTCGTTGATCAGTGACAAAAGGTGGCTCACCTCTGGGACCTCTTTGATTACCAGGCCCTTGAGGACCCATGACTGGGAATTGCCGGTTTGGTGCCATGTTGAAGTCACCTGGATGAGGCTGGTCAGGAAATGGAGGCCCCTGCATCATCTTCTGCTGTGGAGCCATGGCCTCAGACATGGGACCTCCACCGTGCCTCATTTTCATAATCTCTTCTGGACTCATGTTCATCTGTGGCTCTCTCATCTTGGAAGCCATCATCTGAGGACTGGGCCCCATGCTGACATTGAGATTGCCAGGTCCCATTCCAAACTCACCCATGTCACGCCCCAAACCTTTCACAAACTCCATCCTTGAAGAGGGGCTCATAGGACCTTCACCTGGCATTCTGGGAAACATCATGCCACCTCCATTCCCAGGCTCCATAGGTCTTTGGTTCCCCATTACCCGGTTCATATCCATCATCATGCTTGGTGGTAGACCCATACCTTGCTTGTCACCCATGCCTTGATGGAACATAGCTTCTTGAACAGACTGAGGGTTGGGGAACCTCTCCACACGCCCACCTGGGCCACCAAACATCCCCTGACCTGGTGGAAACCCCCTTCCATCTCCCATTTTCGGCATGTCATCAGGCCAATTCATGCTAGGCCTAGGCATGGGGTTAGGCCCTCCCTCCATATCAGGGTTCATCATTCCAGAGAAACCTGGCATTCTCTGCATGTGTGGATGCATTCCTCTAGGGCCCATATTCATTTGCTCAGGAAATGGCTCTGGGGCCCCAGGTCCCCACATTTCACCAGGATTCATCTGGTAGGGAGGCGGAGGCCCACGCATCATGCCCCGTGGGCCACCCTGATGAAGCATCATGTCTCCCATTGGTCTATGCTGCATTTGCTCCTGTTTGCGCTTCTTCTCTTCATAGAACTCCTGCTGTAACTTCAGCCAGGCCATCTGCTCTGGTGTCATGTGGTCGCCATGTTCTCCACCAGGTCCAGGATGTGAATTCATGGGGCCCTGACCTTGTGGAGGAGGCCCAAGGTCATCTGGTGAAAAAGGCATATCCCTGGGTCCTGGTGGCCCAAATGGAGGTCCTTCTGGCCGTGGACCCCCAGGACCACCAGGTTTCCCTAAGCTCTGAGACTGAGCAATCATAGCTTGAAGTGGCCCCTGTTCAGGCTTCTTGGGACCACCTTCCATCATGGAAGCATTGGGTGGGGGTACACCCATGTTCCCCTGACCCATGGCAGCCATGTCTTTGTCATCTGGGAAAAGCATACGTTGGATATCACGCAAAGTCTGTAGGGAGCGTTCTCGATGCTCCAACTGCTCCTGGGAAAGACCCTCAGGGTTGTCCCCCATGCTCGACATGATCTCATGAGCAAGCTGCTGCTGGTGCTGGACTGTTAATTTAACATCTGCTCCTTTGGGCAGGTCAAGGGAAGAGAAGCCCTGTTGAGGGCCAGCATTTGGAGCCTGATTGGGAGGCTGACTACTAGGCGTCCCTGCAGGATTACTACCATCATGTGATCCAGCACCGTCCTGGGGGCTCTTAGAGTCCATGCCTCCTGATGGTGGGCCATCCTGGGTGAGGCTAGCTGGTTTAGCCACTTGGGCTGCTTGCTGAGGTTGGACTGGTTGCGCTGAAGATTGCTGCTGTGGCTGGCATGGCTGTGCTGCTTTGGAGGCTGTTTGATGATTCTGGTCAGAAGAATGAGAAGACTGCTGTTGCTGGGATTGTGCCCCTTGCTGCTTGGGATCATTCCTGTGTGGCCCAAGTTGATTGTTCTGAAACAGATAAAAGAGGATTTTCCAGTTTTAGATGAACGCTgaaggtattaaaaaaaaaaattaaactgtttaaaatgtaaattgtttaTTACCAAGGGAAGTTGTGGCTTGCCACCCTTGCCATTAGAAATATTGTTCATGTGATAAGTGATTATGTTGTCTGTACGGCCCGTGATTACTGCTTCTGCAGCCCTGGAAATcaaagagaacacacacacactgtggataagtttcagtatttcataaactaACAACTACGCCCAAAGACAAAATTTTCACTATACTGAAGTAATACAGCTGAAACCTCATTAAATTACAATTTCTAATCAAGGGTTTAGCGTTTCATCCCACTCGTTTACAGTACTAATTGATAAATTACATTTGAACCTCTATGGTTATCAGTGTGCATGCTTGCAAGTTTTTATTCACAACTCAACAGATGTACAACACAAGCAACAGAAGAAGATAAACAGTCTCAGTCAGTATTGTGACACCAGACTCATCACCCTTcctgtgtaacatcagctcTGTAATGACATGCAGCTGAGTGGGAGACGTTTCTTATAGCAACTGCATGCATCCCTGATAGATTGTCACTGACATTTGGAATCCTGCTGATTGTGATCTAAAGGTTTCACTAGTCTCTGCTACCATGCCAGTGACACTAACTCTTATTTCTCACTTTTTCAACACAGACCCAGTCACATAGATAGGATTCATTCAGTAACAATTATGGGAATTAATTGGCATCAGTCAGATGTAACTGGGGAGTTTTGCAGTCGTAaactatataaatgaaatatgtaAACTAAAGTACATTTCCatacaaattcaaaattattaaacatggaGAGAGTTCATGTAGGTTCTTGTACATGGTAGTTGGTATGTTGATGGTATGGTTGTTTATCTGCTTGGAACTCTTCTTAGGGTGTGGATATGTTGCCTACCATTATACCAGTATGAGACACTTTTAGATGAGAAAACAAcaggttttatattatatagacaGGATGTGATGTGCGAGTCAAAGACAAAGCAGTCTTGCATAATGGTTGCACTTGTAATGAACACAGGGCAATGTCTTTCAGTCAGTATATGAAAACTGCTAGCATGGTCTCTACTTCAGGGACTATTCTACTCTCTACTCTGACCTTGTATACAGACACTGGTCAGTCATTATTCAATCAAATCCATGTGATTAAGGGTTagagagacaaaaatattgctaaaatttggagagaaaaaaaaatctgcagtcCTGCTCTACAGCTACACTGAAGGCTACTGTCGGTAAGGTCATAAGATTAAATAATCAATTTAAATACTACTCAATGCCAATTATTAGAATACTCATGTCCAAAAATAACACCTATGcatctgaattttaaaaaattggttTTATTTTGCATACATCATGTCCAGGTTTAAGGATTGAAGAGGAATACATGGTCCAATAATAGCTACAACATaggtcttttttgtttttttgcattgtttgtttttttaccaaaTAATATGCTAATAAAATTACAGTTATAGGTAATTGCATAGCATGGAGGTAAAGCTCTCCTCCCTAAATCAGCAACTTCTGATTAAATATGAGTAATAATTTTCTTGAAAGACTGAAACTATGAGagataagcaaataaataaataagtggaaTAAGTCTTACTTGTTTGCCATTTCTGTGGTGAAAACGTAAACAACCTTTGACCCAGCTTTCTGACCGCTTCCCAACTCTGATGATGTGTTTTGTCCtccaacagcattgtgggtaggCGTGGAGGCTGCCAGGGTGCTCGGATCTGGCTTGATGTCATTGGAGTTACAGTCTGAGAGGTGGGGGAAGGCAGACAGGGAAAGACATGTCGTTTAGGTACTAAAGAGGATAATCGCCTGAAATTAAATCAGGATGGTGGCAAGTAGCTCTCCGACATCGATAGACATGGTCTAGCCCGCTAACTTTAACCCACTCAAACAAAACCATCATATCTAGTCACttatgaagtgttttttatcCAGCAAGCTAGagaataaagtaaatattttaactGTTCAGCAAGAAAACAGCCCAAAAAGTTCCTTTTTCTTTCATAGCATCACACTTTTTTCTCTCACGCACTTGCTTTTTCTTTCTGACTGGCTGCTTACTTGTGTGTCAAAGTGTAGTCAGACTTCTTTCACACAAAGTTGTGACACTATGCCGTTTGACGCATCTGAGCTAGTATACCATATATGCATACAAACTTCCCACCAATACTGCCGAGACACCAAATGCTATTACAGGAATAGCAGGGTAGCTCACAGCAGTTCAAAAACATCAtattatatttgcatttttgtattattatagtatttatTCTCCCCTGACAATAAtcatgtttctttcattttaaagaaaatttccTATGGATTGTAGCTCTAAGTCACAAGGGTCCACCTTGGAGACACagacccaaaaaaacaaaaaacaaaaaaacaaacaaaaaaaaaaaaaacagtggtggGGCAATTACAACagaattgttgtgttttttctgCTCTAGGACAATTTATTTAAACTTAGTGCTTAGTACTAGGTTTTAATCAGCTACAACATACTATGAAAGTAAACACATTCCACAATTCTCATTTATGACAATCACAGCAGGTTCAAAATTCCAAAAGTCAGTCACTTACTGAAGAATCCTGGGTCATCTTCATCACTCTCACCTCCTGAACACCAGTCAGCTCCACTATAGGGCTGTCGTCGTTCGGCTACACATAACCTCTTTGCCCTACTGCCCAGTTCTGGAGTGATGGAGGAAACATGAGAAATATGAGTGCTCTCCATCCTATacaaaaaccatcatgagtcatTAACACTTGGTGAAAGGAACTTATTTCATTAGGTGAACTGTACTATTTAAACCATTAATGAATAGACACATGGGGTGGCCTATAATCAAATAAAACCTACTGAGCTGTCTGGACTAAAAACAGTTAATTTTTCTTAGTTTGGGATAACTTTTTCATAAAATCTTTGTTAGTATTATGACAACCTCAGAATCTGCATTCTGTCTGCAATACGTAAAAGGCTCTTTTGAAAATGTCACCATCTCTGAGCAGTTAAGTTCTTCTTGCTTCTGCCCATGACTTTGTGTTCTACTACCCTGACAGTCAACaccatatacagtgccctccactaatattggcacccttggtaaatatgagcaaagaatgctgtgaaaaacactttattgtttaaccttttgatcttttgttcaaaaaattcacaaaaatactctgctctcatggatttcAAACAAATGCAGActaaacacaggtttatcaaaaaaaaatctttgttaaatataagtgtgcaacaattattattattataatagaaGTTgtagtcaactggaaatgttatgaatcaacctggaattggacatgtgtctctatcgtctcaacgcactgtgaaaaGAATGGTTCgagtgaccaaaaaatctccaaggatcacagctggagaattgcagaagttagttgcgtcttggggtcagaaagtctccaaaactacaatccaaagtcacctacatcaccacaagttgtttggaagggtttcaataaaaaagcctctactctcatccaaaaaacaaactcaagcgtcttcagctTGAGTTTgttcagacactactggaacttcaaatgggatcgggttctatggtcagatgaaaccaaaacagagctttttggcaataaacaccagagatggttttggtgcacacagagaggtagccatatggaaaagtacctcatgcccacggttaaatatggtggtggctctttaatgttttggggccctttatctgccagaggacctggacattttgttaagaGTCCAGGATGCCATGTATTCTATCacatatcaacagatattaaacgaaagcctgactgcctctgccagaaagtataaaatgggccatggttggatcttccagcaggacaatgaaccaaaacatacatcaaaatcaacacaaatggtttactgaccacaaaatcaaggtcctgccatggccatcccaatcCCTtcacttgaaccccatagaaaacctgtggagtgaactgaagaggagagtccaccagcacggacctcgaaatgtgaaggatctggagagattctgtatggaggaatgcactcagatcccttgccaattattctccaacctcatcaggtattatagcagaagactcagagctgttatcttggcaaagggaggtagcacaaagtattgactaaaagggtgccaataattgttgcacacctatatttaacatagatattttttgataaccCTGTGCTTTGtctacaattgtttgatatccatgagagcagagaatctgtgaaattttttaacaaaaagttcaaaaggttaaacaataaagacaattttttcacagccttctttactcacatttaccaagggtgccaatattatcgGAGAGCACTGTATATACTTCGCACACACCGCTTCCCTGTAGCCAGGATACGACAGTGTCTAGAACCACCGCTTGGATAATAGAGTTGGAATAAAGAAGAGGAGCATAACAACAGGACTTCCTGTGTGGAGAATACACTTGCTGCACAAGCAAACAAACGCCATGAGCAAACTCCCGACAGcaaagtcaaacacacacaaaactaacTTAGCAGGCTGACTCAGAGACGTGCACACGCACAAAACAACCAATAAACTAACTCCTTTATCTCCCATTGAGTCAG
Coding sequences:
- the bcl9 gene encoding B-cell CLL/lymphoma 9 protein isoform X2, whose amino-acid sequence is MLEVQEERAGAAAAAAGTASGTAPGATARKERAKDRQEEGQDCSGPAAAANTGSRSARAKATPAAHSHTHTHSHTPSPHQHTTASASVALGLSSMHSSNPKVRNSPSANTQSPKSKQEAMVRSPPVMSPSSAAQMDSKLPNQGKQAGAGSQSQPSPCEPKALSASHTPKGPQGSVGSMGLKNGQGLNSGNGAKSKIKRERSTSIESFEQRDTGTPNNEGDQKELGSRAKRLCVAERRQPYSGADWCSGGESDEDDPGFFNCNSNDIKPDPSTLAASTPTHNAVGGQNTSSELGSGQKAGSKVVYVFTTEMANKAAEAVITGRTDNIITYHMNNISNGKGGKPQLPLNNQLGPHRNDPKQQGAQSQQQQSSHSSDQNHQTASKAAQPCQPQQQSSAQPVQPQQAAQVAKPASLTQDGPPSGGMDSKSPQDGAGSHDGSNPAGTPSSQPPNQAPNAGPQQGFSSLDLPKGADVKLTVQHQQQLAHEIMSSMGDNPEGLSQEQLEHRERSLQTLRDIQRMLFPDDKDMAAMGQGNMGVPPPNASMMEGGPKKPEQGPLQAMIAQSQSLGKPGGPGGPRPEGPPFGPPGPRDMPFSPDDLGPPPQGQGPMNSHPGPGGEHGDHMTPEQMAWLKLQQEFYEEKKRKQEQMQHRPMGDMMLHQGGPRGMMRGPPPPYQMNPGEMWGPGAPEPFPEQMNMGPRGMHPHMQRMPGFSGMMNPDMEGGPNPMPRPSMNWPDDMPKMGDGRGFPPGQGMFGGPGGRVERFPNPQSVQEAMFHQGMGDKQGMGLPPSMMMDMNRVMGNQRPMEPGNGGGMMFPRMPGEGPMSPSSRMEFVKGLGRDMGEFGMGPGNLNVSMGPSPQMMASKMREPQMNMSPEEIMKMRHGGGPMSEAMAPQQKMMQGPPFPDQPHPGDFNMAPNRQFPVMGPQGPGNQRGPRGEPPFVTDQRGGNVGGNGRLSHMPSLPPNQPPNSSGPPPNQRNMGRKPSDLSVQSGPANSPNVNPLKSPTLRQVQSPMLGSPSGNLKSPQTPSQLASMLSGQPAAAVAAAASIKSPPMMGSAGASPVHMKSPSLPAPSPGWTSSPKPPMQSPGIPQNKPPLSMTSPNMMGNVEQGGSAPPSAPPSSSSTSQPGSISVPGSLPSSSPYTMPPEPTLSQNPLSIMMSRMSKFAMPSSTPLYHDAIKTVASSDDDSPPARSPNLPSMNNNMPGMGNHHQGHPRMMTPNSSGPMPSLSPMGMNTMGSQPLSHGMPNQMPSPNPMGPNMPPHSGPMGPGMMSHGMMMPPVSQDPGMGNNQMMPQGRMGLPHRGQGFPPGQSPPQQMPFPHNGPGPQGGFPHGMGFPGEGGPMARMGNMAHGPGGEPGMCKPNTPGGQEFNNMPGVFNDSDLHEVMRPGASGIPEFDLSRIIPSEKPSQTLSYFPRGGEAPGGKPPHSSGPPGFPPMQGMMGEGNVRMGLPMQGMGGPPGPGHMGPQDMPMGNPGHNPMRPPGFMGQGMMGPQHRMLSPSQQPGMMGGPGMMQGKERPMYNHPGPVGSPNMMMSLQGMGGPQQTMMMPPQMRPRGMAADLGMGFNSGPGNPGNIMF
- the bcl9 gene encoding B-cell CLL/lymphoma 9 protein isoform X1; translated protein: MLEVQEERAGAAAAAAGTASGTAPGATARKERAKDRQEEGQDCSGPAAAANTGSRSARAKATPAAHSHTHTHSHTPSPHQHTTASASVALGLSSMHSSNPKVRNSPSANTQSSPKSKQEAMVRSPPVMSPSSAAQMDSKLPNQGKQAGAGSQSQPSPCEPKALSASHTPKGPQGSVGSMGLKNGQGLNSGNGAKSKIKRERSTSIESFEQRDTGTPNNEGDQKELGSRAKRLCVAERRQPYSGADWCSGGESDEDDPGFFNCNSNDIKPDPSTLAASTPTHNAVGGQNTSSELGSGQKAGSKVVYVFTTEMANKAAEAVITGRTDNIITYHMNNISNGKGGKPQLPLNNQLGPHRNDPKQQGAQSQQQQSSHSSDQNHQTASKAAQPCQPQQQSSAQPVQPQQAAQVAKPASLTQDGPPSGGMDSKSPQDGAGSHDGSNPAGTPSSQPPNQAPNAGPQQGFSSLDLPKGADVKLTVQHQQQLAHEIMSSMGDNPEGLSQEQLEHRERSLQTLRDIQRMLFPDDKDMAAMGQGNMGVPPPNASMMEGGPKKPEQGPLQAMIAQSQSLGKPGGPGGPRPEGPPFGPPGPRDMPFSPDDLGPPPQGQGPMNSHPGPGGEHGDHMTPEQMAWLKLQQEFYEEKKRKQEQMQHRPMGDMMLHQGGPRGMMRGPPPPYQMNPGEMWGPGAPEPFPEQMNMGPRGMHPHMQRMPGFSGMMNPDMEGGPNPMPRPSMNWPDDMPKMGDGRGFPPGQGMFGGPGGRVERFPNPQSVQEAMFHQGMGDKQGMGLPPSMMMDMNRVMGNQRPMEPGNGGGMMFPRMPGEGPMSPSSRMEFVKGLGRDMGEFGMGPGNLNVSMGPSPQMMASKMREPQMNMSPEEIMKMRHGGGPMSEAMAPQQKMMQGPPFPDQPHPGDFNMAPNRQFPVMGPQGPGNQRGPRGEPPFVTDQRGGNVGGNGRLSHMPSLPPNQPPNSSGPPPNQRNMGRKPSDLSVQSGPANSPNVNPLKSPTLRQVQSPMLGSPSGNLKSPQTPSQLASMLSGQPAAAVAAAASIKSPPMMGSAGASPVHMKSPSLPAPSPGWTSSPKPPMQSPGIPQNKPPLSMTSPNMMGNVEQGGSAPPSAPPSSSSTSQPGSISVPGSLPSSSPYTMPPEPTLSQNPLSIMMSRMSKFAMPSSTPLYHDAIKTVASSDDDSPPARSPNLPSMNNNMPGMGNHHQGHPRMMTPNSSGPMPSLSPMGMNTMGSQPLSHGMPNQMPSPNPMGPNMPPHSGPMGPGMMSHGMMMPPVSQDPGMGNNQMMPQGRMGLPHRGQGFPPGQSPPQQMPFPHNGPGPQGGFPHGMGFPGEGGPMARMGNMAHGPGGEPGMCKPNTPGGQEFNNMPGVFNDSDLHEVMRPGASGIPEFDLSRIIPSEKPSQTLSYFPRGGEAPGGKPPHSSGPPGFPPMQGMMGEGNVRMGLPMQGMGGPPGPGHMGPQDMPMGNPGHNPMRPPGFMGQGMMGPQHRMLSPSQQPGMMGGPGMMQGKERPMYNHPGPVGSPNMMMSLQGMGGPQQTMMMPPQMRPRGMAADLGMGFNSGPGNPGNIMF